The nucleotide window ACTCTCAGAAGATGTTTTGCAATATTTGCCCATCTTTCTGAAATCGCACTGCTAGATCATTTGGAAGACTTGTAAATCGGGAGATATCCTACATCTCTCGATTTTTTTGTATAATCCAAATATACATCATCAGGTTAATCGCTTTGTTTTCTCATCTTTATTTAGATTTTTGGTTAGTATTATAGTTTTTGAAATTTATTTTAGAGCGGACTTAGGTTATCACCCACTTATTACCATGTTAATTGTTTGTTCAAATTTTATTTATTTATTTCTATTTATGTAATTCTTTGTCGACAACCTAATTAAGCATATAAAAAATCAAAAGAATGAAATGAAAACAACTCTCCTAATTTTTTTTCATTTTTAAATATTCAATCGTTTTAGTTTTTATTAAATCGTTTTAGTTTTTTAAGAAAAAAAACACATCAAAAATCATTCAAAAAATTTTTTCATCTTCACAATTCTATAGAGAAAATTCCAGTATTAATAAAATAAACAATGATTTATTACTGAAATACAAATAATGAAATGTAGCTTTTTTTAACCCTAATTTTTGATTTCTTTAAATTAATTTTATGATTACATAGCTAAACTATATATAATATTTTTATTAAACAAGAAAAAAAGTAAAAATTGTGTTCGAACACAGTAAAAAAATGTTCTCGAGCACAAAAAAATTTAAAAAAAATATTTTTTGTAGTAAATTTATCTTAATTCAAAATCAGACAGTAAGATGAATTACTTGAAAATTTAAAATAAGTGTTTAATTTACAATTAAATAATCATTACACTTAAACAAAAATTACAATTTTTTAGAGGATTAAACTTTAAAAAAAATTAATGCTTTTTTTTACTGAAGAAAAAAATTAAACATTGGAGTCGAGCTTTATTTAAAACATAAAATTCTGATTTCCAGAAAACGATTATTGATTTACTAACCTAAAAACGAATTCTTATTAAGCAGTAATATTTAGCCTTTATTATAGCAATTACAGTCACGTTCACTAAGCTCCTTAGGAGTGTTATATTTTATAACGCTTTACAGTATTTTACCAACTATTTTTGACTATTAAACCTTAGAAAAAAAAAAAAACTGCGCAAAGTCAGGTACATTTACGCAGTTTTCAGATAAATGGGTAGTTCAGAAATCATTCTTTCTGATTTATTTTTAAAATTTTTCCGTAGGCTTCGGCGGCTTTATGAACTTGAACCGCCCAATCTTCGGCAGCATTATCATCGGCACCATCTGAAATATATTTTAAGCATAAAAACGGAATATTCTCTTTCATTGCAATCATTGCCAATGCATAAGCTTCCATATCTACAACATTGTACAAGACTTCTGAATGCGCCATTTCAAAACTGTCACCAGTTCCACAGATTCCTTCTTTAAGTACATCCATTTTTAAGCCATGTTCCAAAACCGTAGGCAGTCCGGAAAGTGGTGTTTCATATTGCTGAAAACCTAAACCACGCACATCCATATCTCTTTGTATGAATTTAGTACAGCAAATCACATCGCCTTTTTGAAAAAAGTTACTTCCTGCCGACCCCAGATTAACAATCAATGAAGGTCTCTTTTGTTGTATTTTTTTTGTCAATTCATAGGCTGCATTCACCTTTCCGATTCCTGTTATAAGTGTACTACAGTTTTCAAAAACATTCGCAGCTTCAGATTCCAGAGCAAAAGAAAATAATACATCTTCTATTTTAAATGACTGTTCTTTATTTATTTCTATCATCTTTTCTTCCTAAATATTATCATGCAAAAATATCATATAAAATTTGATATTAATACTTAATAACTATTGTTGATCCTACAGCAATAATAATTAATTCGTTTACTAAAAACCAAAGAGACTACCATCTGATAGTCTCTTTTCGTTTAATCTAGGTAAAATTTCAAATGATATAATGATAAAAAAATAAGGGTTAACTTAATTAAAAAGTCTACCCTTATTTTCAAACTTAATCGCTTTTTTGAAAAGCATCAAGGTAAATTAAAATCGAAAAATCATTAATTATTCATAGGTTTTGTCAAAACAGTTTGATATTCGATAAAGAAGTTAGCTCCCCACAAAGTATATCTTTTTTTCTGTGTCTCAATTTTTGTTTGGAATTGTGACCAGTCTCTATTTTCTTTTGGAGACCATAATACTTCGCTTAAAGCGCTTAAACGTGGGAAAATCATGTATTCTACTTTCGCAGGAGTTTGCATGTATTCTGTCCAAACGTTTCCTTGAGCTCCCATAACATATTTGGCTTCATCGGCAGTTAATTCTTTTGGAACTGGTTCATAACTGTAAATTTTTTCCAAGTTTGTAAAGCCCCCAATGGTAAGTTCTTTGTCATTTTTAGTTTGAGAGTGATCCAAATAAACATGACTTCCTGGTGTCATAATCACCTGGTGTTTGTCTTTGGCTGCAGTAATTCCTCCCTTTTCTCCCCTCCAACTCATTACAATCGCATTTGGTGCCAAACCTCCTTCGAGAATTTCATCCCATCCTATCAATGTTTTTCCTTTTGAATTGATGTATTTCTCCATACGCTGGATAAAATAACTTTGCAATTCATGTTCATCTTTCAAGCCTTTTTCTTTTATCATATTTTGACAAAATTCACTTCTTTTCCAAGCGTCTTTTGGAGATTCATCGCCACCTACATGAATGTATTTTGAAGGAAACAAAGTTACCACTTCGTCGATAACGTCCTGCAAAAATTTGAATGTATATTCGGTTGGAGCATATACATCCGTAAAAACACCCCAAGTTTCCTGAACTAATTTGGTTCTCCCGTTTGCTAATTCTTCTTTACTTTTGTCTGAAATTATTTTATCAGAAAGTTGTGTTTTCTCCTGAGGGAAACAACTCAACTCCGGATAAGCCGCAATTGCAGCACTACTATGTCCAGGCATTTCGATTTCGGGGATTACCGTTATAAAACGATCCGAGGCATACTTAACAATATCTTTGACTTCTTCCTGTGTATAAAAACCACCTTCGGGAGTATTATCACTTCCTGTACCT belongs to Flavobacterium gilvum and includes:
- a CDS encoding 5'-methylthioadenosine/S-adenosylhomocysteine nucleosidase family protein, which translates into the protein MIEINKEQSFKIEDVLFSFALESEAANVFENCSTLITGIGKVNAAYELTKKIQQKRPSLIVNLGSAGSNFFQKGDVICCTKFIQRDMDVRGLGFQQYETPLSGLPTVLEHGLKMDVLKEGICGTGDSFEMAHSEVLYNVVDMEAYALAMIAMKENIPFLCLKYISDGADDNAAEDWAVQVHKAAEAYGKILKINQKE
- a CDS encoding beta-N-acetylhexosaminidase codes for the protein MVRSFFFALLLCSTLSFAQEVNIIPQPVQLTRNEGSFVINSQTSLVVSSDKDKQTADYLNKYLSDHYGFKLPIVKKANKNFVTLKSGKSTDGIKAEAYTLKSNGKGVEINGNSEIGTFYGMQTLIQLLPVEKSTSLKIASVDIKDEPRFAYRGAMLDVGRHFFPVAFVKKYIDYLALHKMNYFHWHLTEDQGWRIEIKKYPKLTEIGSKRNGTIIGHAPGTGSDNTPEGGFYTQEEVKDIVKYASDRFITVIPEIEMPGHSSAAIAAYPELSCFPQEKTQLSDKIISDKSKEELANGRTKLVQETWGVFTDVYAPTEYTFKFLQDVIDEVVTLFPSKYIHVGGDESPKDAWKRSEFCQNMIKEKGLKDEHELQSYFIQRMEKYINSKGKTLIGWDEILEGGLAPNAIVMSWRGEKGGITAAKDKHQVIMTPGSHVYLDHSQTKNDKELTIGGFTNLEKIYSYEPVPKELTADEAKYVMGAQGNVWTEYMQTPAKVEYMIFPRLSALSEVLWSPKENRDWSQFQTKIETQKKRYTLWGANFFIEYQTVLTKPMNN